From Cryptococcus deuterogattii R265 chromosome 13, complete sequence:
AATCGAGACTCCAATCTTGAACTCGCATACATGTGGTCAGTCTTTCCGCTATATCATAACCTGTCCAGACTTTTTGACCCTGTTCGATCTGGGTGATAGAAAATGTGAAATTTATATAGGATTGAGAcaaatcttcctcctgcagTCCTGTCTGGCAATGGAGTAAATTGAGATCCCGCGTACATACTGGCGTACATAAGTCCAGTATTGATAGGAGCAGAAGCCGCCAGTCCATACGCAACCGAGACCCCTTAATTGATAAAGACGAAATCGATCACATTCCGCCCTTTAGAAGTTTTGTTCGTAGTCATTGAATGAAGTCTCGGCGATCGGTTGCCCTCTCCTTGCGTCCTGAACTCCGAGCATTGAATCATATACATAGCTAACTCTGTCAGGTACACGAAGCAGCTTTTGTAAAAGGTCAGGCTTATGCCACTTTCTGAAACACTCAAACTCACCCATATCCCTATACCTTTCTTTCCGATCGGCATCAACCTCTATAAGTATCTCATACAAtctctttgcttctttGCGAAGCTTatctgcttcttcaggaGCGGTGGATGGTTGCTtagcaagaagaagagtataCTGTGCAAGAGCGTTGATGCACCCTAGGATCCGCGTCAGCGAGATTGTCAAATATTTGCGTCCAGGTAACCACGCACACTTCGAGTCAGGTTCCATATCAAAAAGCTCCCGAATATTCTTCAATTCACGTTGAAGGGTGTCAAGTGGCGGCTCTGTGGAAGCGTCAGTTTCATGTCATTGACACAGTCTGTGGACGCACCTGGCCCAATGAGCCAAGAGTGATATAGCCAGCCGCTTTGATCTCCTGGATCAGTCCACAGGGCTTGTGTGACAAGCTCAAACTCTTTATCCTTTGCTTTCTTGACGTCCTCTAGGCTCACGTCATTTTCTTCCCAGATTGCCGCTAGCGTCTTAGTTCTGTAATGCCATGCTGAAAAGTTGGAGAAGTTGGACTCAATTTTGGACTGAGTGTATTTTAGCTCATCCGTTAGCGGCCGCTGAACAGGCATCGAAGACAAAACGTATCGCCTGTATCCCCAGGCGTGGACTGTGCATTTGAGTCAGCTTGACGTTCCTTGTCCACGGTATATAGGTACATACAATTTCGGGAATCTGCAtccaacatcttctccaccaatTTCAATTCCCCATCCCAAAATTTTGCTTTCCATGCATTAGACCCTCCAGGCCCTGCGGGTACGGATTCTAAGCACCATTTACGATGATTCCATATCCAATAAACCTTTGGATGGACGAGAAGGTAGGCGGTCGTCAATCGTAGATCCGTTGTCAAATGCCCAACTACTTCCTCCGCAGTCCTAAGAGTCGACATGAGCCATGTCCTTCAAACGCGCATGGAAGCTTACAAAgcagggaaaagagataaCAAGATGTTTCGACGATAGTTCCAGATAGTGTAGAATTCGGGGTTCAAATCAAGCAGCTGTGTAGTTTTCCCCAAGGCCTCTTCAGAGTATTCCTCTGCTGATTTCTAATCCGCCGGTTAGCTCTTACATAGCTTGATTCCCAAAAAGTCATACTCTGGCAAGGACATCCTTCTCGAGGGCGAGGTATCCTTCAATCTTGCTCTGTTCCTTCAGACGTTTTGCCTCAGCAGCTTGAGGTGTAAGTCGACTTCGCTTGACTCCGTGCTACAAATAGCATCAGGTAGTTAGCGGGCCCCACTACACACTCCGGCCAGTCACACGCTTACCATCTTGAGCTTTGCTACCCTTTACCTGATGTTATCTAAAGGTGCTTTACTGCCATCAACTTCATTAGTTATCTTCGTCCGTCGCTGGCAGACGTCTCGTCATgtcgaggtggaggtttaTTACGTAAGGTTCATTCTGTCAATGGTAATAGTGGGCAGCGAGACAAGCGGCGATTCATATGGCTGTATTCTGCATTCGTACATAGATAGCAACTGTATGTTCTTGAAAATCAATTAGCGAGGGGTCGAAATGACAGAGTGAGTGGATAATACGTGattcaaggaaaaggaaaagaaactAATACGACTCGTCTTGTGCAGATATTGGGTATCAAAGAAGCAGTACTGGTGCAAATACTGTAACATTTGGATCAGAGATGACGCTCCTGTAAGTCAATGAAAAGGCATCACTACAACACCTATTATTAGCACACAAGCTCatatttttttctttaaGTCTCGAAGACAACATGAAACAGGTCTTAAGCATATCGGCAACAAAGAGAGATTCATCCGAGATCTTTatagaggaggagagaaggcgaaaaaggaaaaagccCAGGAAGCTGCTGAGATGGCTCGTATAGATGCAGTGAGTGATATATCCCACTGCAGCCCCTTCATGATACTCATAGATATGAcaggcggcggcggcagcgTACGCCCACGATGCAGCCAGCGGCGCAGTACGCCCATCCCCCCTTGCCctttcctccgcctccccagctccctcttcttccatggcCAAAGCTCGTGACTCTAGACCTAAGGACAAGTTTTCCAATTACTCCACCGCTGCTCAACTCGGTTTCGTCGATCCTGACGCCGAAAAGTCGACATATGAGATTGAACAGGAAATCAAAGGACGGGCAGGCGAGCCTGGGCaatgggaagaggttgtcgcacctccaccgcttATCGAGGCTTATTCGACGAGTATGAATGGCGCGAAAAGGaacagagaagaggaggatgaagaaggtgaagggtGGAAATTTGAACACAAGGGGAAAAGGCCGGCACATGATCcatatgatgatgattgggaTCCCTCATCACTGAAAGGGTTGAAAGttaaaaagaaggaggaaacgCTTTTCGGAGACAAAAAGATGAAATTAGAGGGAGAAGCTGTCAAGCAGGAGCCTTCAACGCAAGCTTGGCAACAAGTACAACCGAAAGACGAACTTGGAttgcagaaggaaggcTGGACTGGGATGATTGAGCTGAagccgaagatgaaggaaagcgaTAAGGTCTTCATACCAGGAGGTGGATGGGTCAAGGTGGAAAGGTCTTTGGCAGATGAAGTGAAAACAGAGGAACCAGAGACGGCGGAGGATGTTAAGGCTGATGCCGATATAAAGAAGCTAGAGAAAGAGGCTTCAGTTGAAACTACTGCTGTCACCAGCGACGCAATAAAAGAAGAACCGGATCTCAAGCCAGACTTCTCTGCACCTGAACCGACCGCTAGTGGTGAAAGCATGTTCAAAAAGCGACGACCACCACCTTCAAATCGCAAAAGATAGATAGGAAATCTTGCTATAATCATTTGTATAATATTGTAACATAATCAATGCATAAGCAAACAAGTCCGCAAAAATCCAAGCATTACTTCCCCGTCTAGAACTTCCTACTCTTGATGACCTTGGAGATACCGGTCTTCTCACCCTTGTACTCTCCACCGTACGCCGCCTGACCACCCTTGTAGACGCTACGTTGACTGgcaaccttcttctgcgcTTTGTCGTATGcttgcctcttcttgacTCGAGGGTTTCGACCGGTCTTTGATCGTCGTGGCGTGAGACCACGGTTCTTCTCAATAGCGCGGGTAATGGTTCGAGGACCATCCGTAGTTTCCTCATCGTAGGCAGCTCGCTCAGCACTTGGATGAAGGTcagtgaagaaggtgaattTCCTTGAACGAAAAAGACATACAGCAACTGTTCTTCAATAGCTTCATGCTCGGCTTCCTtggcctccttctcctcctttctccttcttttgacCAACTCATAATAACCATCTGTTTCGTCATCATCGAGatcgccttctccatcatcctctaTCTCATCCCTggccctcttcttcttctccttctcttgccgcacctcttccaaatcttcaCCTTCCGATCGAACGCTATTCCGCTTAAGAGCATCGTCCCTGGCTTTTCTCCTGTCCCTATACGGCAAGTCTTCATCACCGCCCATCCTGTTCGCTCTACCTTCCGCGCGTCGCGCGAGAGTAGCGTTGATCTTGGAAGTGTGGAACGCCAAAGAGCGCTTGCGTGCAGTCTTGTCAGAAGCGTCAGCATCGGTAAGTGCCGTGGGGTCACCAAGAGGATCGGATTCGTCAGAGATCGGTTTCTTGGATTTAGAtttggaggtgaagaaTTCGGGTTCGGCAAGAGGAGTAAAAGCAACtgcagaggaggaagattcaGACACCTTGATCTTATTGGCCTTCACGAGTTTCTTCTTGGGTTTGTCATCTTCGAGAAGATCGTCTAGATCATCGAGGTCATTGAATCCGTCCAACCCATCAAAGCCTTCCagatcatcgtcctcagccttcttggtcttcttttctttcttggatttcttctcctttttcttcttttgagACTTTGCGACCAACATCTCAATGTCACCCTTATCCTTGTCCGCATCCTTTAACAAATCCTCCaactcattctcctcaaGACCTTCCTTCTGCCAAAGGACATCCgcatcatcctcccaaTCCTCGCCATTCACAGCTTGCATCCTCTTTATGAGCTCAGccttgccttccttgagctcttcatcctcaccttcAGCCCAGTCGAGAAGAGGGTTATAGAGTGTAAGGGGATCGGCTGAGACAGAGGCAGCGTCAAAGTCGAGGTCTTCGAGAGAAGTGAGCCCTTGCTTGAGCTCGAGAAGACGGGGGATGATAGGAATGTCGGGtcgagatgaaggaggaagagaattgATGTGGATGTAAAATGCAAGTGTGGTGGCGTACGTCAAAAGCGTCTCTGATAGCCTGTTAGCATGTTTCCACCTTTGTAGCCTAAAAGGACGCACGATAGTGTAACCATCCCAAACCCCTATGCAACTGCCCGTCTTCTGGGTTTTCAgattccatcttcttgattcCTCGAGAGGTCTTCTGAAGCTTTTGCACAACAAGAGGGAAATCTCTTGTTAGAGCGAGCTTGAGAGGTTCatgagcttgaagatggcggAGAAGCATAGCAGGATTGGCTGACATCGGCGGTGCAGGAACGGCTGGTATCTCCTCAATTTCAACTCCTTTCCTAGGTTGCACGGGGCTAACCTAACATCAGTGATGAttacaacaacaaataGAATCGTTAAAACTTACGCAACCTCATCAAGATCATCGAAACCAAAGTCTTCACCGCCGAGTGTCTCCCTCTGCCTTTTCTGcaacctcttcacctctctttcctccatctccctttcttcttccttcttctcatccaaATAAGCgccctctttttctttctctcgtcTGTTACTTGGCCTCGCATAGTACTGTCTACCCCAGTTTTCGTCTTCGCTTTCGGAGGATCCtgattcttcctcctcttcttcatcggaCGAGACGATGGGCTTGCCATATCGACCCTTGGTTGTCAAATCGTTCTTGGATTTTTCTTTCCGCTTCTTAATAggggcttcttcttcggaataatcctcctcctcttcctcttcatacTCATCTTGACGAGCTCGACGACGAGCTGATTCGAGACTCAAAACTTCTTCACCGACGTCGGCATTGATATCTTCATCGTCGGACTCATCCTGAgggttgaagatgatttggTCACGCTTGAACATGACTATAACACCTGTTAGTTGGATTCTCCACATCGAGGAACCGCTTGAAATTGACATACAGTCGTCAACACTTCCCGGTTCCAGGGTATCCTCGTACTGCTCCATCTTATTGATTTTTGATCcaggagttgaagagggCTTGCTGGCACCCGATCCTGACTTTCCTGACCTCTTTCTAGCCATTTTACTCTGATCTGTTGAGATGACCTGTGGAAAGACTTTATTTGTATGTCTTTTGAGGATTTGAACTGACCCAACTTTTGGCGGCAAGTCACGTGATTGGGATAAATAGCAAGGCGCGCCTTAGCTCACAACACGCGTGCCTACTGCATTGGCTGACCAGCTATTTCCTGTTCCAGCTACCTTCGTCGAATGCTACGTCCTCATACGTATCCGCTATACATATCAGAGTGTGATACTGCCGCTAAAGTTCCCTTTCAACGATTAGATCTCAGTTTTACCCGCCTCTAGGATACAAAATGTGCCGGATAGTAGCAGAGCAGGATAGTGCGGAAACGGAAATGCGGATTAAGCGCTATGGATCGGTGCGCATTAGTGGCTCCGTCATTTAACGAGATCAAtcatccatttcttctcatttaattcatcatccatgtcTTGAACAACTTCCTCTTAACAACCTCCATAACGTCAATCATTTCGCAATGTCTTGTCGAGATAGTGGGTATGACAACGAAATCCCCCAAGTCATCGCTGGGAGATACGAAGTCAAGGTCGAGAAGCAAATTGCTGACACCAATGCAGGTAAGCTGTTGGGCTGGAACCTAACTCGAGTCTGATTCTCTTGACGACCATCTCAATTAACCTCACCTTACTGTAGGAGGCGTCTTTCCAGCGATTGATACTAACACTGGACAAGAAGTTGCAATCAAAATTGAACACCGGCTGGCACATCGCCGTGAACTTGAAGGGGAGTATCTCATCTACAGGAGGGTCTCTCTGAATGTGCCCAATGCACATACAATCCCCTCCATCAGGTGGTAtggcaaagaagggaatTATCGTGTTCTCGTGATGGATATGCTTGGCCCCACTCTGCAGGATCTTTTTGAGTCGCATGATGGCCCGTTCAGCCTTAAGACGGTCTTGATGATCGCCGATCAACTCATCTCTCGTGTCGAGTACCTTCATAGTCAATTATATATTCACCGGGGAATCAAGCCTGATAACTTTTGCGTTGGCCGTCAAGACCAGCGAAAAATCTACATGATTGATCTGGCTTTTGGAAAGCGGTATATGGATCCCAAACTGAAATGGCATATACATTACTTGGAGAACCGGTGGGGCTTCGCAAACTCCAATTGGTGTTCTCTCAACGTGTCAGAAGGAATTAGGGCTACCAGAAGGGACGACTTGGAATCATTGGGATATATGTTTGTGGTACGTATCAGCCCCATAAGCAACGCGACGTGCATGATAAATTACATTTATACTGACTGAAAGCCGTGTAGTTTTTTTTAAAGGGTTCTTTGCCATGGCATGATGTGTCTGATCCGTTCGAGAAGTCATCTATAAGTAAGGAAATTATCGCACGATTCAAGTCATTTATTTTATtaatcatcatctcctaGAGAGAAAGCCTCTCGAAGACTTATGCCAAGGACTCCCAAAACAGTTCCTCATGTATCTTCATTACTGTCGAGCTTTATGTTTTGATGGTGATCCAGACTATAATAACATTCGTCAGCTCTTCCGTCGGCTCTTTCTCGAGAAAGGCTACGAGTATGATTGGGAGTTTGATTGGTGCAAGAAGCCGAACAAGGAAAGCGTGGCACAAGAGAACGGCAATAAAGTAGGCGAAGATAAGAAAGAGTCGTTGGAAGCACAGGACAAGGAAAATGGCAGTAATACGGAGAAGCATGACGGCATCTCGAAGGAGATCGATGAGGAATCCAATAACATTTCCAAGGCTGATACCGATCAATCAGAAATATCACCAATCGACAATGCGGGCCTCAAGCAGGTCAACGAAGGAAAACATATCAAGAAGCTCAAACCGAAATGAAGGCACCCAGTCAGAATGCCAGTTCCGATGACGATCATGTCAACGCCGATGAACCGGAAGGCGGAAATGACCtgcaaggaggagaaaaaaacgCTTAGAAGGAGCGCTCGgttgaaagaaaaggcgaTTGGAATGGCTTAAAAACTCATATACTGCACTCAGTAGGCGCACCATTGGTTGTAATTTCTGTTTCACTGCTTCTCCTGTTAAGTGACAATGGATTTGTTTCATGATATGCAAACCGTAATTAAAGTGTTATGTTTCTTGCCCGAATAAGCGCTTTCTATTTGACAAGTTAGCAATCTTCAATGTGTACGCCTTAGATCTGAGGCCTACACGAATCCTGGAGTCTGGATCTCAGGTCTCCCAGTTGTACTCCACATCTCTCTTGGCCAGTAATCTTGCAAGAAGACATAAGTATGTCCCGCGAGTGCCCCAACCTATACGTGGAAAGCGTCAGATGGGCATTTGTTTAAAATCACCAGCAAGGGACGAACAATATCGGGCACAGCTGCTTTGACGCCTCCTTGGAATACCCATGTAAACAAGACGAGGGCCATGGGGAGATACGGGGCAGTGATACTGCAG
This genomic window contains:
- a CDS encoding geranylgeranyl transferase type-2 subunit alpha, coding for MHGVKRSRLTPQAAEAKRLKEQSKIEGYLALEKDVLARKSAEEYSEEALGKTTQLLDLNPEFYTIWNYRRNILLSLFPALTAEEVVGHLTTDLRLTTAYLLVHPKVYWIWNHRKWCLESVPAGPGGSNAWKAKFWDGELKLVEKMLDADSRNFHAWGYRRYVLSSMPVQRPLTDELKYTQSKIESNFSNFSAWHYRTKTLAAIWEENDVSLEDVKKAKDKEFELVTQALWTDPGDQSGWLYHSWLIGPEPPLDTLQRELKNIRELFDMEPDSKWCINALAQYTLLLAKQPSTAPEEADKLRKEAKRLYEILIEVDADRKERYRDMAASCT
- a CDS encoding U3 small nucleolar RNA-associated protein 3 — translated: MARKRSGKSGSGASKPSSTPGSKINKMEQYEDTLEPGSVDDFMFKRDQIIFNPQDESDDEDINADVGEEVLSLESARRRARQDEYEEEEEEDYSEEEAPIKKRKEKSKNDLTTKGRYGKPIVSSDEEEEEESGSSESEDENWGRQYYARPSNRREKEKEGAYLDEKKEEEREMEEREVKRLQKRQRETLGGEDFGFDDLDEVAPVQPRKGVEIEEIPAVPAPPMSANPAMLLRHLQAHEPLKLALTRDFPLVVQKLQKTSRGIKKMESENPEDGQLHRGLGWLHYQTLLTYATTLAFYIHINSLPPSSRPDIPIIPRLLELKQGLTSLEDLDFDAASVSADPLTLYNPLLDWAEGEDEELKEGKAELIKRMQAVNGEDWEDDADVLWQKEGLEENELEDLLKDADKDKGDIEMLVAKSQKKKKEKKSKKEKKTKKAEDDDLEGFDGLDGFNDLDDLDDLLEDDKPKKKLVKANKIKVSESSSSAVAFTPLAEPEFFTSKSKSKKPISDESDPLGDPTALTDADASDKTARKRSLAFHTSKINATLARRAEGRANRMGGDEDLPYRDRRKARDDALKRNSVRSEGEDLEEVRQEKEKKKRARDEIEDDGEGDLDDDETDGYYELVKRRRKEEKEAKEAEHEAIEEQLLAERAAYDEETTDGPRTITRAIEKNRGLTPRRSKTGRNPRVKKRQAYDKAQKKVASQRSVYKGGQAAYGGEYKGEKTGISKVIKSRKF
- a CDS encoding CK1/CK1 protein kinase — encoded protein: MSCRDSGYDNEIPQVIAGRYEVKVEKQIADTNAGGVFPAIDTNTGQEVAIKIEHRLAHRRELEGEYLIYRRVSLNVPNAHTIPSIRWYGKEGNYRVLVMDMLGPTLQDLFESHDGPFSLKTVLMIADQLISRVEYLHSQLYIHRGIKPDNFCVGRQDQRKIYMIDLAFGKRYMDPKLKWHIHYLENRWGFANSNWCSLNVSEGIRATRRDDLESLGYMFVFFLKGSLPWHDVSDPFEKSSIKRKPLEDLCQGLPKQFLMYLHYCRALCFDGDPDYNNIRQLFRRLFLEKGYEYDWEFDWCKKPNKESVAQENGNKVGEDKKESLEAQDKENGSNTEKHDGISKEIDEESNNISKADTDQSEISPIDNAGLKQVNEGKHIKKLKPK